GAAATACCGGACATAATAGCGTTCGCCCGCGACCACGCCGACGACGTCGCGGTATTGAGCATATCGGTGGACGAGGCCGGCGCGGACGTCGCGGCCTTCGCCGAGCAGTACGGCATTAACTACCCGGTGCTGCTCGACGACGGCGAGGCCGCCGATAATTATATTGGCGCGAACCCCGGGATTCCCCAGACCTATTTCGTCGACGATAAGGGCGTCGTGCGGGGTCATATTTACGGCGCCGCCGAACGCGACCTCTTCGAAGAACGATTCGAACGGCTTGTCTCGAGCGAAGGTGAGTAGGGACCGGTACGGTTTCGTCGCCGCGGCGGCCGTCGTCGCGGCGTTGGCGTGCGGCGGTAAACCGCCGGCGACCGCGGACGTCGTACCTTTCGAGAACAGGGCGTGGGGAATTAAGTTGGAGTATCCCGGCGAGTGGGAGGCGCGGGCCGGCCGGGGCGTCGAGCCGTTAATCCTGGAGGTGCGGGCGCCGGGGGCCAAGGAGACAGTCGGCGCCGGCCTCAGCGTCGTGGGCGCGTGGTCCGCGGCGCCGCTCGAGGTCGTGGCTTCGGACTTCGAGCGTGAGGTTGCCGCGGCCGGCGAAGTATGGGCGTCGGACGTCGCGATAGGCGGCCGGCCGGCCAGGGCTTTTGAGTATTACGCCAAGCGCGGCGGCGAGCGCGTGTGGACGCGGGCCGTCGTCGCCCGCGGCGACGAGCGCTACTATTTCATCACTTTCGCGGCATACGAGCCGCAGCGCGAGACCGCGCGCCCCTACTTCGACGCCATCGAGCGGTCCGTAGAAATTCGGTGAACGTTACCGAAACTCGGGGCGGATACGGGGCTTATCCGCTTGTGGCCGCGAGCGATAATTGATAGGATAAATCCGGCCCGAGGATTTCGCGGTCGAATAGGAAGCGTTTAATACGAAACGGAGGCGCGGGATGAAATTTAAATGGTACGGACACTCGGCTTTCGGCATCACCACCGCCGACGGCGTGCATATTTGCACCGACCCGTACGTTCCGGGCTCGTACGACGGCGCCATCGGCTACGGCGCCATCGGCGACGCGTGCGACGTCGTGTTGCAGTCCCACGACCACGATGACCACGCCGGCGCGGGCGAACTTACGGGTACGCCCGTCGTGATCCGGGGCCCGGGCGAGCACAAGGCCAAGGGGATAACGTTCGTCGGGACGCATACCTACCACGACGAGAGCCGGGGGAGCGAACGTGGCGAGAACACCGTCTTCACGTTCGAGGCGGACGGTATCAAAGTCGCTTTTCTGGGCGACCTGGGCCACGTGCTCACCGACGAGCAGCTCGAGGTCATCGGACCGGTGGACGTTCTCCTCACGCCGGTGGGCGGCTTCTTCACCATCGACGCCGCGGCGGCGACCAAGGTGGCCGAGCAACTTCAGGCCAAAGTCGTTATCCCGATGCACTACAAGACGGACGCCTGCGGCTTCCCGCTGGCGACGGTGGACGACTTCGTGGCCGGGAAGGCGAACGTGGAGCGCGCCGGCGCCGCGGAGGTCGAGATAACGGCGGCGGACATGGCGAACCCGCGCGTTATCGTTTTGGATTACGTAAAATAGAAGAGGGCAACCGCAAGCGTAACGACGCCGGCCGCGGCCGCGCCCGGGCCGGCACCGTGCCGAAGGGGACGATATGCGCGAGATAACCGTTGACGAGATCGCCGAAAAAGTCAAGGATTTGTGCATCGACGCCGGGTATAACCTGCCCGCCGATACGGTCCGGGCGCTCAAGGATTCCCGCGAGAAGGAGGAGTCGCCGGTAGGAAAGCAGATCCTATCGTCGCTTCTGGAGAACGCCGAAATCGCGGCCCGGGGCGAGTACCCGCTGTGCCAGGATTGCGGCTTCGCCGTCTTCATCGTCGAGCTGGGCAACGACGTCCACGTGACCGGCGGGTCCCTGCGCGACGCCGTCGACGAGGGGACGCGCCGGGGCTACACCGACGGCTACTTGCGGAAGTCCATCGTCGTCCACCCCGTCGCCGGCAAGAACACCGGCGACAATACGCCCGCCGTAATCCACATAATCCCGACGGAGGGCGACAAGCTCGTCATCCACCTCGCGCCCAAGGGCGGCGGCTCCGAGAACATGAGCCGCATCAAGATGATGAAGCCCGCGGACGGCCGCGACGGCAT
This portion of the bacterium genome encodes:
- a CDS encoding fumarate hydratase, coding for MREITVDEIAEKVKDLCIDAGYNLPADTVRALKDSREKEESPVGKQILSSLLENAEIAARGEYPLCQDCGFAVFIVELGNDVHVTGGSLRDAVDEGTRRGYTDGYLRKSIVVHPVAGKNTGDNTPAVIHIIPTEGDKLVIHLAPKGGGSENMSRIKMMKPADGRDGIIDFVVEAVREAGPNPCPPIVVGVGIGGTFEYCAFLAKKALFRPLGQPAEDVWNAELEKELLERVNKLGIGPMGYGGSTTALAVHVESFGRHIASFPAAVNINCHSARHKTVEV
- a CDS encoding MBL fold metallo-hydrolase codes for the protein MKFKWYGHSAFGITTADGVHICTDPYVPGSYDGAIGYGAIGDACDVVLQSHDHDDHAGAGELTGTPVVIRGPGEHKAKGITFVGTHTYHDESRGSERGENTVFTFEADGIKVAFLGDLGHVLTDEQLEVIGPVDVLLTPVGGFFTIDAAAATKVAEQLQAKVVIPMHYKTDACGFPLATVDDFVAGKANVERAGAAEVEITAADMANPRVIVLDYVK